One Gossypium hirsutum isolate 1008001.06 chromosome A11, Gossypium_hirsutum_v2.1, whole genome shotgun sequence genomic window carries:
- the LOC107912767 gene encoding EEF1A lysine methyltransferase 2, with the protein MAGMRLSPEESTEANQHLQLPQQQLQTGREAASDDDRSVAADSWSIKSDYGSTLDDEQRHADAAEALSSAANFRPASDYSSDKDEPDAETSMLGLQSYWDAAYLDELANFREHGHVGEIWFGTDVMDTVISWTKSLCTDVSQGHIPNHVGEPKPQSVEHDEKYLSCWSVLDIGTGNGLLLQELSKQGFTDLTGTDYSEGAIDLARTLADRDGFSNIKFLVDDILETKLDRQFQLVMDKGTLDAIGLHPDGPIKRIMYWDSVSKLLAPGGILVITSCNHTKDELVQEVENFNQRNIAISQEPSATKDQETHRDHPPFRYLNHVRTYPTFMFGGSVGSRVATVAFLRN; encoded by the exons ATGGCAGGAATGAGATTGTCGCCGGAAGAGTCTACGGAAGCTAACCAACATCTTCAGCTTCCGCAGCAACAGCTGCAGACCGGTCGAGAAGCGGCTTCCGATGACGACAGGTCGGTGGCTGCAGATTCATGGTCTATAAAGAGCGATTACGGAAGCACACTTGATGATGAGCAGCGCCACGCTGATGCCGCCGAAGCCCTGTCCTCCGCTGCCAACTTCCGTCCCGCCTCTGATTACAG TTCCGACAAGGACGAACCAGATGCAGAGACATCAATGCTTGGTCTTCAGAGTTACTGGGATGCTGCATATCTTGATGAGCTTGCCAATTTTCGTGAACATGGTCACGTTGGTGAAATTTG GTTTGGAACTGATGTCATGGATACTGTTATTTCTTGGACCAAAAGTTTGTGTACTGATGTTTCTCAAGGTCACATCCCGAATCATGTTGGAGAGCCCAAGCCGCAGTCTGTTGAACACGATGAAAAGTATTTGTCTTGCTGGAGTGTACTTGACATTGGCACGGGAAATGGTCTGCTCCTTCAGGAGCTTTCTAAGCAGGG GTTCACAGATTTAACTGGAACTGATTATAGTGAAGGAGCAATTGACCTTGCTCGAACCCTAGCTGATCGAGATGGATTTTCAAACATCAAGTTTCTG GTTGATGATATTCTTGAGACAAAGTTGGATAGACAGTTTCAACTTGTCATGGATAAGGGGACTCTCGATGCCATTGGCTTGCATCCTGATGGGCCTATCAAAAG GATTATGTATTGGGATTCAGTTTCAAAGTTGTTGGCCCCCGGTGGAATATTA GTGATTACATCTTGCAACCATACAAAAGATGAATTGGTCCAAGAGGTGGAAAATTTCAATCAAAGGAACATTGCAATATCCCAGGAGCCAAGTGCAACGAAGGACCAAGAGACACACAGAGATCATCCCCCGTTTCGATATCTGAATCATGTTCGGACTTATCCTACATTCATGTTTGGTGGATCTGTGGGATCACGTGTTGCCACTGTTGCGTTTCTAAGGAACTAA